The sequence agcacttccagaagagggccacagaAAATGATCCAAGTGATGGaacagctctcctgtgaggacaggctgagagaactgagactgttcagcctggaaaagagatgGTTCTAGGGAGTCCTGATAGCGGCCTCCTCTAAAGGGGAGctataggaaagaaggggacagactctttagcagggccTGTGGTGACagagcaaagggaaatggtttcaaactcaaAGACAGTtgatttaggttggacataaggaaaaagttctttacagtgagggtagtgaggcactggatgAAGTTACCTAATGTGGTggctgtcccatccctggagactcaAGGTGAGGgtggatcaggccctgggcaaccagATTCAGCTGTGCATGTCCTTGTTTgttgcaggggagctggactagatgacctttaaagatcgCTTCCAACTCTAggggttctatgattccatgattttatgacAAAATGTAAGCATCTCTATTCCATGATCTCTATTAGTTCTGTTGCTATACATTCTGAATGTAATTGTGATTTCATTCCAAAGGCTTCTGTAAATAGGCATTAGAGTAGTTCTGAAGGTAAATGTTTTAGAAGAAGATGCCCTTTTGAGAGCCAGTGGTTAATTAGTGCTGAAGATGTCAAACTGATAAGTCAATACATCCTTCTTCAGAATAATAGAACAAAACATGGCAATAAACTGTCCCAATTTATTACTTTTAATtaggagaaatggaaaactggGCTAGGTAGATATGGACTGTTATATGTATAATTTTATTGAAAGGGACACTGATTCTACTTGCGatccagtcttttttttaattgcctaCTGAAACTCCATATCATTTATTACACatgaataaaacaaagtaaattgTTAAGCTAAAGATGTTCTTAATGCTGTATTGGTTTGATGATGCTTTTAGGATGTCAGGAATATCTTATATTTACATAATGATACCTTCCATTTGCAATAGATTCAATCACTTTCAATCACTGCACGTGAACCTGGACTTCTATGGCAAGAGAGAAAGGGGCTGGAAAAATAATAGGCCAGTGGTGTTTTTTGCCTCACCGCGTTAGCTGTAGAGAAGCCTCGTGAAAGTTTTCACAACACAAGGGTTGCCTGCCAGTGCACTCTCTCATGTTATCTGAAGTTTTGTTAAAACTTCCAATCTACAGGAGGTCAAGGGTTGTTTCTCCAATCTTTCTCAATGTATCTGTAGGCACACTGCCTAATTCTCATGTAGTCTTTGATGCTCAGGCATACTTTGGGAATTTTGTGTCTGCTCTGTTTATATGCTGATTTTTGAGGTAATTACTGCATAAAAACTGtgatcatagaattgtagaatggcctgggttgaaaaggactataatgatcatctagtttcaaaccccctgccatgtgcagggtcacccagatccacatccagcctggctttgaatgtctccagggataaTGTTTTCCTTGCTGGAAAAAGTAACTTATGCTGTTTTGGTTCTAGCTGCTCGTTTCACAAAGCTTGTAGGAGTACAAAACTGTATGCAGCCTGGCGTTAGATTGGTTGAAAGTGGTTTTATGACACAAAGCTATTAGAGGTTGAGAGTTAAGGAGGCAGATAGGCAGTGTCCACATAAAACTTGTTTCAGTAGAAAATGTGTCTAAAACAGCAACTTCTATTTGAAAGCATCACTCACATAACACTGAATCTTTCAAATCTCACTGTGTCCTGCAGGTATATTAGTTAGGAACTGTGTAGGAACTTGTTCTTACAGACAGCATCCTTTAGGGTGGAAATATCCCCTGCAGCAATGGCAATGTTTTCAGACTTCAGTACTGAACTGTTCTGGCTTGCGTATGTTTTTGTACTGCCTTTATCATTTAAGTGACTTTGGATTGTGCATTAGATAAAATGACAAATGCTGTTTCTCTTATCTCTCTTAGGGAATTAATTTTGTACCACATATCGTATTTGATTTAGTTATTTTCATGAATTCTATGATATCCTATATTTACAATACGGAAGAAAATACACAATGAAAATGCACATtgtttaaatactgaaaggcctTGTTTCAATAGCCCTCAGAAATCCAAATAGGAAGCTATGTCTATCAAGAGCTACCTTTTCCAGGTAATTTTAACTCTTCCATTCACCATATTGTTCATGTAGGCATATTTGTCTTAGTCTGTGGTTTTGCATCCTACTACTGATGTTTTGGGGCTTTATAATTACACATATCTGAAACCCAAAACAGAAAGATTTATTCACCTGTGGTGCTGACtagaaatgtgaagaaagtCTTTGGAATTCTCATCCTTGCCAACCTGCTGCATTACATCTCTATCTATGCAAAACATGTCAAACCTTTCACTGGTAGTGATTTTGCTAAGTATTGTGAAATACTTTGAAATTAGCATTAGACATCTGTTCACTTGCTGTCATATCTCTACATTCATCCggaataaattaaaatgactGAGTTAAAAAATTAAGTCATCTGCCTCCAGATTTCTATCATTGCAGGCAAGATCGAGTTTGCTTTGGTATTGCTGCAAGGAGTTCTGTGATGCGGTTCAGTGAAACTGGGACTACTTTTATCAgtagtttatttgtttttaaaaaatgaaataacattttagagggtttttttcttcagcttatCATTCAAAGTGAATGTAAGAAGACTATTTTAATAGCAGAGAAGTTCATTTCTGTATTATGCAATACCACATCTTAATTCATTACATGGCAGCATTTTTTGAATCACTCTTCTAATCTGTACCTCCAGAAAGAACAAGCCTCAAGGGATCATCCTGTTGTCTTCTTAACAAAGTTCAAGCTTGAAGAATTAAATTAGAGCCAATCAAAAGCAAAGATTTGGACACTTGAGGATGTAATGATATATAATTTTAGCAGTACAATAAATGTACTCTTCACACTCTGCACACAAGTCAGAGGAGATATACTTTACAATAGAATTCAGGAGTTATAAAAAAGTCTTTCTTCAACCGTTCACGTAAACTCTTGCAAATCTTACGACAACTAACTGTGTCCAAGTAAAAATTTTTAATGGTgtttaagaaactgaaaaatgtctGTTAATACTACTGAATTacagaaaatgcacatttttacaTAAACAAGAAATGTTATCAGGTCTCCCTTGGACTTATTCACTCTTTAGATAACtattgcttccttttcttctgacaGCGCATCTAGATTTTCTGGCTATCTGTTCCCAGTCTCCTTTTAACTTTGTACAGTTACTTGATGATTTTCTGAACTGCAATGGCAAAGCTCAATCTCCAGCTGAAACCCTGCCAGAATCATCGATTAAAGTATTTCTGGACTTTCAGGAGACAGCtaaaggctttaaaaatattacggaaaaaaaaaaaaagatggattaAATGTAGATATATTTAATGAATTCTTTAGTTATGGAGCAGCATTATGGGCAGGGATTTGGTGGAGAGACATGAAAGAGGCTATCATTTTGTAAAGCTGGAGGAAATTTCCAatttcctgtttgctttgggCTTTCTTCTGTCATTCTTTGATTGAATACTATTTTTCAAGTGCATTTTGTTGATTATTAGTTTCATAAATGTATGTGAGCATATTTGAATTGTGTCATAGTTGTTAAACATTATTGGCAGGTCAAGTAAAAATTCCTGGAGAATTTATAATTATTGGGCCTTTTACATCTGGGTCCATGAAcatcacagaatcccagaatggcccgggttggaagggacctcaagcatcatgaatctccaaaccccctgccacatgcagggccaccaacctccccatttaatactagaccaggctgcccagggccccatccaatctggccttgaacacctccaggacggggcatccacaacctctctgggcagcctgtgccagcacctcaccactctcatagtaaagaacttccccctgacatccaacctaaatctcccctccctcaacttaaaaccatttccccttgtcctgctgttatctaccctttcgaagagttgattcccctcctgtctgtaggctctctttaggtactgaaagtctgcaatgaggtcaccttgcagccttcttttctccaggctgaacaagcccaactccctcagcctgtcttcgtaggggaggtgctccagtcccctgatcatctctgtggctctcctctcgaccttctccaacagctccctgtccttcttgtactaggacacagtactccagatggggcctcacaagagcagagtagagggggacaatcacctccctgtccctgctgaccacccctcttctgatggagcccaagataccatttgcttttcgagctgcaagagcacactgctggatcatgttaagcttttcattcatcaggactctcaggttcacccaggcccacctttcaagcctgttgaggtccctctgaatggcatcccttccttccaccatgtcaactacaccactcagcttggtgtcatcagcaaacttgctgcgGGTGCATAACAGTTACTTtgtttttgatattttacaTCTATTATTGTCTTTTAGCATAATGTGCTCTCCTTAGTTTCAGTTATgtatacttctttttttcttggatgTTCTAGGCTCCTATTTCTATGTTCATCTCTCAAGATGATCTTAGAACCTTTTTAAGTTTCAGAAATAATGTGTTGCAAAAGATTAGTGATAGACCATATTTAATGATACAAAGTACTGCTGAATGTGTtaaatatgtatgcatataaTATATGAAtgtaaaacaagtttttcttgctgcatttttttctggaaatttcAAGGGGTAGAACTTTTGTCTGTAGTTGGTAGCTGAGATACACTGTGCTGTTGTTCCCTGAGACTATTGGATGGAAGTCTTTCAATTTCTTAGTGTTTGGCTGACAACACAGAGGGAAGGAAATGTTTGCTTAACTATGTGACAATAATGACAGTAAGAAGGCTGTCTGATTAATTATGCTgggcatttaaaaataagtctATCTTCTTATtgaagaaattattattattattaatgaaatCAAGAGGATCTGCAGCCAATAACTCAAGTACACATTGTGAATGTGTTaagagggggggaaaaatgatgtattattttcctttctccccaaGAAAGGGAGTTCCGTGCTCCATCTTTGGGATCTTTGGAAAATTGCATGAAGCTTTCCCAGATGACTGTCCAAGGACTTCAGCAGTTCAAATCTCCTCTTTTGCAACTGCCTCACATTGAAGAGGACAATCTTAGGCGGGTCTCTAATCATAAAAAGGTATAACGCTACAAATGATGCTTGTTAGTATATTGAATGATGcttattaatgtatttttcttcagcctACTTGTCTATAAGAGAGCGAGGTCATAAATTaactaaggaaaaagaaaatacttacatttatttatatctaGGTGTGTATGTATCTATGTGTGTTCTCAGGAATTCAGCACAATATGTCCTAGATCTGTGTGTTTATTGTTCTTTTGAAGTCCATCTCTGTTAGGTGGTAGGAATTAAGATTGGAGATCTAAGTAAAAGAGGTATGTTGACCTCAAAAACCAAAAATACATGATACCAATATATTAGGGCTTTTTTGTACAGGATTCCCatgcaattcattttttaaaacattatggTTCCCTGGATGTAGTCATCAGCCTGCCTAGAAGCATGAACTTGTGTTTaataaaatacatacttttGTCATGGTCTGAAGTAACCAAGTTTTGAGAcaaatttctgtttattttgtcttcaccactttgctctgtagatctttaaaaaaaaaaaagttgaatttaTCTGCAATTCAATGTAAAGAGCTAAGTAACTTGTACTTAGTTGTTCTTACAAATGTAAACCACAAAGTACTGAAATATTCTAGTTAAATAAAAGCTCAATTAGCGATGTTTCTTGGctcagctttctgaaaaagCTGGCTGAAGCAATAGTTCTGTAATAAATTTATTCCATTTTCTAAGGGATGACATACTATAGAACATGCCAGTATTTAAAGCAGTTCTTTTTATTAGGTTTGAATAGAAACTCTTTGCTTCATTGCTTCTCAAAACACATTTACTGGTTTTCTAAATAGTGATTTCCTTTATAAGAACATATCAAATATATGTGTATTAGTGATGTAGGGACATGAGTTACTCGATTCTCATCATGTCATTATGAGTTTTTTGTGGACTGCtatgtgatttctttctttctttttttttttttccttctctaaatgCAGTATAAAATCAAAAGTATTCAGGATTTGGTGAGTTTGAAAGGTTCTGATCGTCGCAACTTACTGCATTTCCTGGAGGATAAGAAATATGATGAAGTTATGGCTGTCCTTGGTAGCTTTCCATATGTCACTATGGATATCAAACCACAGGGTGAGTAGCAGGTCTTTTCTGTATATCTCACCCTTCTGACATTTTGGTAGTCTATTGGCAGTAATCTTCTGGAGGCTTCTGAGACACAACTCATAGTTATTTATGTGCCTTGAAAATGACATACTTTCATGAGTGACAGGCTCTTGTACATGAAATTTATAGTTTGACAAGATAAAATGCATTACAATATTTAACAGATTCCCAAGCCACCTACAGTTTCTCCTGCAGGAGCTTATCTGATGTTTCATCTGTTCATTTAATATTTCACGAGCAATGTGGAATTCTGGTTGAAATAGCACTTTTATTAGCTATCTTTAAAAACTGTGCTTATTCCAGAATTTATGTTCAGTTTATTCCAGTATGAAGAGATCTTCGAATTAGAGACTTTGACTACATGAGTTTTTGTGATTATCTTTGCATGGCTTTTGTATATGGCAGAACTTTTCCATGCTATGCTTAGCTACATTTCGTATGCACTGTATCAACGAGTGTATAATGTTCTTACTAATGCTTAAAATTCCACCGTGGAAAACTTATTTCCCATATTTTGACAAGCAAACCTTTTCTGTCTATAGTTTGTTACTCAGCATGAGGAGGAGTGAACAATGCACATACTTTTCTGTTTAGTTctgtattaatattttataaaatacataGATGTAAAACTAATAAAGATGCTTTCCTGGGGAGGGAGGTAAATAAAATTTTTACACTGGGATGTAATTATATTCTTCCCTGAGACATTCTCAAGCTCATAGACTGCAGAGATAAACTCCTCAGAGGCTTTCCTGTGGGTTTAGTGTTTGAGACTTTAGTTAAAGTAATCACTGCTGTTCTTTCGCTTTCCTTTGCCTTCtacttaaaaaagaattaaatgcaTGATTGTGAACGTGGCATTGAAATCGAGTTGTTAATCATATGAAAGTCAGGAAAATCAAAGTTACAATTCCCGGAACTAATACAACAAGGTCCTTTTGGTCGTATGTGGTATTTcatgtttctgaaatgttacactttaatatttattatgcACAATATAATTGAATTATGGTTCCCACAACAATCttaactttgattttttttttctaacttccATGCAATTAAAATTTCAAACTCAATGTTGCTGTTTTATAGTTTGCTGAATGACTAGTCCTCATCCTGATGGTGCATTTGATGTTGTAAGatacttattaaaaatactttgagatTGTATGCTTACATTTAGACATAACAAAgccaagatttttttcaaacagaaaataatatttagtaAGTTTAATAgattccttgcttttctttttatgctaGTTTTGGATGATGAAGACAGCAACAATATTACAGTAGGTTCTCTTGTCACTGTTCTGGTCACACTAACGAGGCAGACCATGGCAGTAAGTATTAAGATCGCTTGTTCGATATGGCTAACTGCAACTATGTGCTAATAAACAAGCATTTTTTAATTGGGGAACTAGTATGTTGTTTTGCAGATGTCACTGTAAAATTACAATTTGAATCGGAGGACTTGTGCTCTTAACCCTCccttatatttctgtttctgaataaGACAGCTGTCCTGGGATTAAAGTCCAGCCAGACCCATTGCAGCTGACtaggaaacagtaaaacaatAGGCAGATGATACTGCCCTGTGATTTttgaacagcaggaaaaaaacattcagaaactCATTTCTTGAGCTAGAATGAAGTGTTTGCTCTAATACTAAGGGTAATGTTTGAAATTGATTTTCCTTTATGTGGATTCATAATGCTAGAAATCCATTGATTTTTTGGACACTTAGAAGCTCAGTCCAGCAAAGTGTGGCATATATATACAACAAAATAGAAGAATGGATGTATAGAAGAATGGTTAAAGATGCTTTCTAGAGTGAACTCCACTAGGCAACCTGGCCTTGATATTAAATAGTGTAAAATGAGAACTAGCCTATTatatgctgcttttttcttgagTGGTATCTCATATCTGCCATCATTCTATAAGACACATCCTTAAATTTTTTGGATGTTGTTTTCAGttgtgtattttatattttgaagtaAGATATGCATGAAAATGTTCACTTTATACAGAGATATTCCAGTCTACAGAATACTAACACTAATTGTGTTTTTGTCTTAATGTTTCATATTTCTAGTCTAATTGTCATCCTGTGTCCCTGAGTAGCAGTGCAGCTGTTAGTTTTTAATGCTCTGGCAATTGGAGCAGAATTTGCATTTTACTACTGCTTGATTTTGTGATGCAGGATTTCTGTTTTATAAGACAATCAGATTCTCTGGAACAAgatgacacttttttttttttttcctaaatttctttttaatgcttgtGATGGAAAAATCCCAGACCAAATGTTTGAAATAGTGTTTAATTTTGATGTGTTAATCCCCTGTGGTGTTTGTCCCTTTCAGACCCGATTTCACAGTATTTAGCTTAAGTTCAACTATAAATTCAGCTCTTTCATTATTCATTCCTTTGGTACAGAGAGTCACTAACGCTTTTCATATGTTTCTCTGTCAGGAAGTGTTTGAAAAGGAACAGTCTATATGTTCAGCGGAAGAGCAACCAGCAGAAGATGGAGTAAGTTAAGAACAAATGTTCTTCTTGCCTAACTGAAAGCAACTCTCTTGAGTTGCTCATCTTGCATTTCTCAAGCAAATTTTTCAGAAACGCCTGCTAGGTGTCTCTTGAACTCTGCTTTCTAACTTTGGTTCTCAGCTAAAATGCTTGAAGTGCAGTGAATGTCTGAAATTttgatgaacagaaaaaaacactttaaatacTGCTTTCTTGCAGCAAGGAGATAGCAACAAAGTTAAGAGCAAAGGATGGCagcaaaagaataaaggaaCCAAGAAAGCttcaaaatcaaagaaaaagaagccatTGAAAAAGAAACCTGTGCCACCTTCGTTGCAGCCACCAAAACAGCAGAAGCAAAAGCAAGCTAATGGGGTAGCTCATAAATTcattgatattttaattttatgttcaGTTTGTCGTTCCTAAATTGACAGAGTTTTTTTGTCTCTTAATTCTATTCTTCTATAAAGtatgttttctgaaatactttctttcctgaaatttaaaaatcagtggTAAAATTTTAGATAACGACTCTAGTAGTATATCTTGTGGCCCACTGGAAGTTGTGCCTATCTAATTTAGAAGGGTGTCatcttatttgctttttattacttttgttATGCTGCCATCTGGGAGATGAACAGTTCTatatcttttgcttttcatttaagGGCAAAAAGGAGGTTTTCCTCTGGTAAATTAAATAAGTTTAGTACCTTTACGTTTGCTCTGCATGATGTTTTCTCCATCTCTCAGTCTGTGTTGTAGATGCTTTTCTTACATTCTCTGTTTTTTGTataatttctttgaaatgtcaCCTCAAAATCACTCTGTTTTCTCCTATTTATGTTGCTGATGTCATACAGAGAAGAAACGTTGCTTCCCTGTTCCCCTTAAGACATGCAGTCAAAAATAATCTTCACCGTACACTTCTCTGTGACATAGGATGTGTAGTTCAAGTAGGAAGCGAGGGCCTTGACCTTAAAACAAGTGCTGTTAATGCTACCATAATGCAGACAAACTAAGAGTTGCATTTCTTGTTGTTATTTTCCCCTCTAGGAAGTAGTtgtgaaagaagaagaagaggacaTCTCTGATAAAGGAAGTGAatctgaagaagaagaaacaaacagggaCTCTCAAAGCGAGAAAGATGATGGAAGTGACAGGGAATCTGACAGAGaacaagatgaaaaacaaaacaaagacgATGAAGCTGTaagtttgttggtttttttccaagGGTAATGCTGCCACTGGGGTtgagagaaaatgtgttttaatcCTCTAGCATCGCCTCAGGCTAGGCAACACTGGAATGAAGGAATAATGTTGGGACTCCAGAGGTTTTCAGTCCTTATTGTAGCAGAAGTGCTTTGTCTGTTTTGGAGAGAACAGTGAAAGGTCTTTGAAGCATGGACAGAAAGCTTAAAAATGACAtgagaaaaataacttcaggGAGAGATTATAATGTTTCTTTCAGCTTAATTTGATTATTAACTGCTACAGATTGTGAAATAAAACCTCTCCTTTGAACTTCATTCTTTATATGCAGTTATTGTTGCATACTGCTGCAAGTATGCAGTAGTAGAAGGAAATTGTACATGCTTGATATGAAAACTTTACTGTTAATTATTAGCTTAGTCTTTTGAAACTGTGGCTTAAGAGCTTGCAATTGAGAATGAGGCACTGTGGGTGTAGATGATTTCACCACAGGTCTTGCAGTAGAAGACTCTGTAGGCAGCTGGTGGCCTCATAGAGGATGAGAATAAGCTTctgatttgaaaaaataaaatcattaggGCACTTACAGGTTACATAGTCAGTGTTTataggcagtgctgcagaggggaATTCTAAAGATTGTGCACAACCGTGCAGATCTGTGattcgtttttgttttttaaaacacttaGAAGTGATCTCTTAAGTTTTACTGTTTTACCGTTACTTCTTGTTgtggtgtttggttttttttttaattgtacttTGTAACCTAATCTCTGTGCCTCTCCCTTTCATGATATATAATGT is a genomic window of Meleagris gallopavo isolate NT-WF06-2002-E0010 breed Aviagen turkey brand Nicholas breeding stock chromosome 1, Turkey_5.1, whole genome shotgun sequence containing:
- the LOC100546640 gene encoding translocation protein SEC63 homolog; this translates as MKLSQMTVQGLQQFKSPLLQLPHIEEDNLRRVSNHKKYKIKSIQDLVSLKGSDRRNLLHFLEDKKYDEVMAVLGSFPYVTMDIKPQVLDDEDSNNITVGSLVTVLVTLTRQTMAEVFEKEQSICSAEEQPAEDGQGDSNKVKSKGWQQKNKGTKKASKSKKKKPLKKKPVPPSLQPPKQQKQKQANGEVVVKEEEEDISDKGSESEEEETNRDSQSEKDDGSDRESDREQDEKQNKDDEAEWQELQQSIQRKERALLETKSKITHPVYSLFFPEEKQEWWWLYIADRKEQMLICMPYHVCTLKDKEEVELKFPAPGKPGNYQYTVYLRSDSYMGLDQIKPLKLEVHEAKPVPENHPQWDTAIEGDEDQEDSEGFEDSFEEEEEEEDDDD